A genomic segment from Triticum dicoccoides isolate Atlit2015 ecotype Zavitan chromosome 1A, WEW_v2.0, whole genome shotgun sequence encodes:
- the LOC119354378 gene encoding cyclin-B1-5-like — protein sequence MTSVGGYDCSSLSPEESTISSLSVATVEEEDPKERGQHHDPEGEVDPPVDAENQSLCAAGKQKGAAAGRPAPGGNRRALGDIGNVVHAHVLDGKIQLPAGINRPITRSFGAQLLKKAQAEPSKNGVAVPPAARAAPKPVAKKVPVKPAAVPRPEPAAAKIVTGSDETRKPSEVSAPKTSRKKVVHTLTTVLNHRSKEASIDDIDKLDGDNELAVVDYIGDIYKYYKEAQHEWRPIDYMGSQTEINPKMRAILTDWLVEVTHKFELMPESMYLTIYVIDRFLSLQAVPRRELQLVGIAAMLIACKYEEIWAPEVNDFISIADNSYSRQQILSMEKNILNSMAWNLTVPTPYVFLVRFAKAAGSDKELEHMIFFFAELALMEYGLVTVRPSLVAASAVYAARCTLKRSPIWTETLKHHTGFAEPQLLEPAKMLVMAHAAAPDSKLKAIYKKYSCEQYGRVSLRAPAVAAPQRLA from the exons ATGACCTCCGTGGGCGGCTATGACTGCTCCTCCTTGTCGCCGGAGGAGAGCACAATCTCATCCTTATCCGTTGCGACAGTGGAGGAGGAAGATCCCAAAGAACGTGGGCAGCACCACGATCCGGAGGGAGAGGTGGATCCACCAGTCGATGCTGAGAACCAGTCGCTCT GTGCCGCAGGGAAGCAGAagggcgccgccgccggccgccccgcTCCCGGAGGAAACAGGCGGGCGCTAGGGGACATCGGCAACGTCGTCCACGCCCACGTCCTCGACGG CAAGATCCAGCTGCCGGCGGGGATCAATCGCCCGATCACCAGGAGCTTCGGCGCTCAGCTTCTGAAGAAGGCCCAGGCCGAGCCATCAAAG AACGGCGTAGCTGTTCCTCCAGCAGCGCGGGCCGCGCCGAAGCCGGTGGCCAAGAAGGTCCCTGTCAAGCCCGCCGCCGTCCCTCGCCCTGAGCCGGCAGCCGCCAAGATCGTCACCGGCTCCGACGAAACCAGGAAGCCATCAGAGGTCTCTGCCCCCAAGACCTCGAGGAAGAAGGTCGTCCACACCCTCACGACCGTGCTCAACCATCGGTCCAAG GAGGCCTCAATCGACGATATTGACAAGCTCGACGGCGACAACGAGCTTGCCGTCGTCGACTACATCGGCGACATCTACAAATACTACAAGGAGGCACAG CACGAGTGGCGGCCGATAGATTACATGGGCAGCCAGACTGAGATCAACCCCAAGATGAGGGCTATCCTGACAGATTGGCTAGTGGAAGTCACCCACAAGTTCGAGCTCATGCCCGAGAGCATGTACCTGACGATCTACGTCATCGATCGCTTCCTGTCCCTGCAGGCGGTGCCGCGGCGGGAGCTGCAGCTCGTCGGCATCGCGGCCATGCTCATCGCCTGCAAGTACGAGGAGATCTGGGCCCCTGAG GTAAACGACTTCATATCCATCGCCGATAACTCCTACTCGAGGCAGCAGATCCTGTCCATGGAGAAGAATATCCTGAACAGCATGGCGTGGAACCTCACCGTCCCCACCCCGTACGTCTTCCTGGTGCGGTTCGCCAAGGCCGCCGGGAGCGACAAGGAG cttgaacatatgatcttcttcTTCGCCGAATTGGCGCTCATGGAGTACGGCCTGGTGACGGTGCGCCCCTCGCTGGTGGCAGCTTCTGCCGTGTACGCTGCCCGGTGCACGCTGAAAAGAAGCCCCATCTGGACTGAAACCCTCAAGCACCACACCGGATTCGCTGAACCGCAGCTCCT GGAGCCTGCAAAGATGCTGGTCATGGCACACGCAGCTGCTCCGGACAGCAAGCTCAAGGCCATCTACAAGAAGTACTCGTGTGAGCAGTACGGGCGTGTGTCCCTGCGCGCCCCAGCAGTGGCCGCTCCTCAGCGCCTGGCCTAG